Below is a genomic region from Schistocerca americana isolate TAMUIC-IGC-003095 chromosome 1, iqSchAmer2.1, whole genome shotgun sequence.
AGGAAATAGCTACATGATTCCTACGGCTACAACTTACACAAAAAGATAAAGCCTTCAGACACTACTTTTGTAGACTTTCGATGTTATCTTATATTctgcagtgtgtgtgtttttttattttttccataacGTGGACAGCACCAACGTTAGTGCACCAACGTTAGTGCTGGGCTTACTAAAGTCGCTTCAGGTGTTGGTGTCCAGAGCTCTTACAAACGTTGAATGCGGTTCCGATATCTCCGACTGTGTACTGCTGATAATTATGCAATTTATGAAATGTGAAGCATTTTAATGTGTAATAAAATATAAGAACTCATATTTTCATAATATTTAGAACTCACATTCTGGAAGTATGTGTTAATGAAGTTACTACGAATAAAGAGGTTTGCCTCTGAAAACATTTTTGTTACGTACAGCAATTGTTTTTCTTAGTACAATAATACCTTTTACGTAAGAAGTAACATATTTTCCCAAAAAAGACGGTTCTGAACTAGGTATCAACAATTAAAATtggtataacacttaaaacaattTTATCGCGGCCATGACGAGTGGTTTCGAATTTATCAGACGGCTGCCACATATTCATGGACATCAGCTGACATTTGTAAAACAGTTTATTGTGAAGCTTGAATGCTACGTCTCCGAACAGGTCCTTTTTTTTGGGAGGAGGACGACGAATCCGGAGACATTTTCACTTGACCTCATTTCACTTGTGAATAACTATGAACTACACGATCATTCCTGAAATCGTTTTATTTTTCCTAGTTTATGTCACCATGACGCATAACTTACGAGAAACGTAGGTATTGATTTTTACAAATGTACTGCAGACATTAGATATGGACAGCCAAAATTCGAAACTCGTGCTAGTacagaataataaaattatttaagtACTACATTATAATAATGGACTGCAGCAGTTTAACAGCTTCCTTATGTTAACATACATCCACAGTGACTTCAACTAAGACATCTACTGGAGAGGAATTTACACTTTGCCGGAATCACCTGGTAAGTCACTGTGGACTTTGTTTTTGTGTCATCTTAAGGCACAGGAAAAAAGTGAAACTGCAGTTAAGTAACAGAATGTAGCTAAGTAGTTACGGGTCTTAAAACTGAGACTGCGTGCATCATAAGGAATCTACCGATTTTTCACTCCGATTTGCTGTATATACACCGTCGTTACTAGTTTTTTAGTTGCAATGattaaaatttgtttcataatATTCTGCCTCTACTGCCACTATTATACAAAATTTTTACTCTTGTTTGACGCTACGAAACATTTAGTTGAATCTAAATTTTCTAGAAATATGAGTGATATGTATCATTCCCAGATTATGTTAACGAGTTTATTGCATGGGAACACCATAATTAAATACCACACATGGAAAAAGACTAAATACGTAGAAAAATAAAGTGCTTTTTTTAGAGAAATCAAATAACGTTATGCAATCCATAAGAGGGCTCTTACTTCAGGAGTTGGTCCAATGTTAACATCGGCGTAATATATACAGAATAAGGCGTCACAAATTACGTTACTACTTTCCAGAAACTTAATCTGAAAAGTAATGTGCCTATACATCGCGCTGGTAATATAGAAACTGGGTAGTATGTTCTCGATTCAAGGAGCTGAATTTTAATGAAAGTTAACCGTAAGACTGAAACACTATACTACATAACGAAACAGCTTTTTGGACACAGAAGCTTAAAATAATTGATATAATATATTTAGGACTGTTGAATTCACGGTTAGAAAGCGTACATTTTTAAAACAAGTAACGAACTAGCAGATGGAACAGAACtgcaacatactttttttttttttctaccaatGTCATTCGCCATTGTATTTAGATCTTTTCTACAGCCTAGACCTTGCTTTAGTGCGCCGTTTGTTACATAGTGGTATATAAACTCTCTAACatatatatttgtatttatatatatGTACATAGAGCTAACTATCCATAACAGTATCACTACATTGAGAGCCAGTACAAACTGTCGCGTAACACTGGAAATATCACACATCTTAACAGCTATACGATATAGTTTGCACATGATATGTACGTAATTCTTGGTTGTTTGTCATTCAAGATAGCGACAAATGTAAGAAGTTCAGCTAAAGTAACATAAACGATATGTTATATACAACTCTCAGTGTTTATGTGTACAACTTTCAAAGGGACCATGACGTTGGAACCTCTGTATAAAACTTATGTTCTATgtgttacaaaataaaatacaacaggTTTTACATCTACTGATGCTAATACCATAGAACAAAGGTCAAGTCTCCTAGTGTATGATTTAGGAAGGAAATAACTTTCAGCTTGTCTATATACATAGTTACATCATTTAAAAACCTATACACtatttttacataattatatatgtatatatttatataaatatatgTCCAATAACAACGATTATTCAAAATGATCAATTGTGTTCacctaagtttctttacaaaaacaAGTAACACTATCTATGAGTACGCGAACGATATGTTCCACGAGTGTCTTTTTAACTCTTAAAATCATTTTGTACAATCTAACTAAACTCCATACCGTAAATGAATCCATATATTCAGTAGCAGACATCAAAGTGCTCCAACAAACTACACGTCTCTAAAAATAAAGGCGGACATTACTGAGACTTCTCAGAATATTACGGAATCAGCACTAGTGTTTTTGAGGTGCAGCAGTTCGTGGATGATCTACAAATCAGTACATTCTTCGCCTCATGATGCTTCATTTTGTTGTCGTTGGCATGGCCAGATGGTAGGATGAAATTTATTGCTGATCTTCATAAACCAAAATAATATGAGTACACTGTTCCAGAGGACTTACTTCTAAATTTAAACCATTGAGGATGGAATGATATGATGTAGTATGTTTAACAAAAGTTAAATTCGACGAGTTCACATTCTTATCACATAACTTCCACTTTTTCGCTTCCGGTGACGATGAACCTtacattgtgagttttgaatttcacGAATCCCAAAGAAAAATTTCGTGGATCCAGTGGAAAAAAGAAACACTCGTTTATTGCTTAAATCCTAAGTTATATTACCACTTTCACTTTCGTGCTTCGTCTAACCTCATCTTCCTTCTTTGTCTTTCCATACCTTTCCCCGGCACTTGCACACAGACACACataaacacattcacacacacacgtaGATAGGGGAGTATCAGTCTTCATTTCCGAACGccataatttttacattttaataGCCAAAGCCCTGCCTGAAGGGGTTCTTGTCACTTAGGGGCTGGGGCTGTTGCACAGGTGGTGGTTCACTCGCTGCCACCCTAAACGGGTTCGTGTCCGTTTGCCTAGCCGGAGCCTGATCTTGTGACGACCTCGCAACGCTCGCTGTAGGCCTCTGGTAGGCCTGAGTTGACGGTTGGTAGCCCTGTTGCACTTGGTAATTCTGTGGTTGATGGTATCCCTGCTGTTGGGCCTGGTAACCTTGTTGCTGATAGCCTTGACTCTGATACGCTTGAGCCTGGTACCCACTTTGTGACTGGAATGGCTGAGTCGGTGCCGCTGGTTGGTAGCTTTGCTGGGCTGGTGCGGTGTGGTATGATTGCGCTCCTGCCGGTTGTTGTGACTGGAAAGCTTGAGTCTGATTTACTTGAGGCTGGTAACTTGGCTCCTGAGCATACTGTTGTTGTGGAGGCTGCTCTTGCTGGTAGTATCCTCCTGTAACTGTGGGGGCATACCCATTTGCCTCTAATGCCTTGTCGACATTCGTCTCCTGAATACCTTGCGATTCATCCTCTTGAAAGCGAGAGTATTCGAGATGATTTTTGAGGTCTGTAGAAACCGGTCGTTGGTCTTGCATCGTGTAGGTCTGATACTGCTTGTCGGGCGGATCTCCCACCAGTATATTTGCCTCGTTCTCCAACGGCTTGAAGTCATAAATGTGCCTGAGATACATCAATGCAGGGGCGTACAGTAGGTTTGCGAAAGCAATACCAACGTTGAGAGCTGTGAAGCCGATTGCTTCGACGACACCGCCCGCTATAACGGGACCCACTGCGTATGCCACCGAGTATGAGATATCTGCGATGGCGTAAATACTTCCGTACACAGAGACGTAGCGCACATCCACAAGATAGCCAAGTGTAGGTAGGAGCGCGGTGTCTATCAGCGCAATACCGAAGCAGATGCCACATATGGGAACCATCAGCGCTTTGTACGACGTCGCAAATGGGATTATGAAGCAACAGAGACCTTCCAGAGCGAGACCACCAGCCGCCATTAACCACTGGTACTGAGGATATTGTTTTGCCATCTTCACAGTCAGGGCAACGCCGAACACGTGAGGGAAGAATGCTGGCAGCCAGATCATTCCGATCTTCCAGTTATCCGTCGTCAGATTGTCCTCCATCCAGAGGGAAATTGTGGGTTCGAGGAAAGCGAGCGCTACATTGGACATCATTAGTGCTCCAGAACACACAGCTATGTAAGGATCGATGAAGAGCCTCCATATTGGAGTTCCTGCGACACGCTCCCGCTGTGAATCTTTGATCTGCTCTTTGATAGGCTTCATGACAAGAAGAAGCATGAAACCGTCGAGGAGAGAAACGAAAGCCAGTACCAGGAAGGGAACCTCCTTTCCAGCGAACTGATACAGCGCTCCTCCGAATGGTGGTGCTACGAGGCAGCCGAAACTGATGAAGGCGAGAGCGATACCCAGGGCTTTGGAGCGCTCTGACTCCTCCGTGAAACGATCGGCGATCATCGCGAGACCGGATGTGTCTGCGAAGGCAGATCCCACGCCTTGCAAGCTACGCGCAAAGAAGAGTACGCCGTAGCTACGTCCGCAGGCGAACACTGCCGTCGACAGGAACATAATGGTTAAGCCGATCATCATGGGCACGTCGTAGCCAATGCGATCGATAAGGGCCCCAGAGAACGGGTTCACCATAAGCTGCACCATGGCTTTGCTGGCGAACAAGATCCCCGTGGCGGAGTCCTGTCCGTGGTGGTCCCGATGCACTGGTGCACCTTTGGGCGGCGCCACTGTGGTCGTCGCGTTGGGGTCCGGGGGCGGCACTGTTGGAGGTGGACCCCAAGCGCCAACGTAGCGCAGGTAGTCGGGGATTATGGGCACGATCACCATATAGAGCATGTTGTCGAGCAGTAGTGCGATCGACACGATGACAAGGATGAGCTTGCGCTGCGACTTGGGCTCGTGCAGCTTGGCCCAGATGGCGGAGCGCAGGTCGGCGAAGGGGATGGGCACAGACGCGATGGCCGCGAAGCCGGTGAGCCATCCCCGCAGGCGCGCCGGCAGGCTCATGGTGACGGCGCTggagctgctgctgccgctggcGCTAGTAGACTCCTAGTGCGGCCATAGCGCCTCTGCGTGGCGGAAACCGGCGCCGGGTGGGAACGGCGGCACTTCAGCCGGCCATGGTCGTGGTCGTGGCAGGGCGGGGCGGGCAACCTTCAACACACAACACACTTATCGTTAGGCACACTCGGCTGTCAGCTTATTCTACTCTGCAGGACgaggggagaggtggagaggaATGAGCAAGAAGGGCTCGTGAAGGGTCATGCGCCGTCCCCACCCGGCTGTCCGCTCCGCTGCGACGTGCGCTCGCAGCCTACTTCGCGAGCGAGCTCTGTATACGCACCGTCTACTCTGGACAAGCGCTGTCCTTCTGAAGGGTGTTGCATACCGACTGCACCAGCTGCATCATGTGATACACTCTTCACGTCTGGTGCTGGCGCTACTCTTCTTGCATTCGTGAAACACCCGTCTGTTATGTATGATGTTTTCGCTTTTGGAAGCGTTCCCACTCTCAGCTAGATAAATGCTCAGCTGACCGTGAAATTCTGCTTCGCATAGGCTTAATCTGTTTACAAATACATACTAGATAAGCCGTATACTTAGCAGCCTTGTAATGTATTGGGATATAGGAAAACCACAGTCTATCGTCCCGTCGACAGTGTAGCTCCAGGCTACATAAGACAAGAGTAGAGGCACGAGTTTGACACGGAATTCTCGCCTGAACTATCCTAGCAATCGGAGAGTTTACGAAGTGGTTGCAAGTGAAACGCGGGCGATAAACAGTTCAAACGAAAAGAAAATAGCTCTTTTTGTGGTGTTGTCCATAGAATAACGCAGAAGATTATGTGGGTGGATCCAATAATTAATGAGAAAGCACTGAATCGAGTTGGGGAAAAGGGATCAGTTGAAATAACACATCTTGAGGCATGAAGCAATTTGGTATAGACGAAAGCGAGAGGTGCAAAAATTATAAAGAAGGCAAATGATTAACTACAGCAAGGAGACTAAAGTGGATATAAGTTGCAGAGGCATCTCAGCCATGTAGATGCTTCCACATATGCActagcgtggagaggtgcatcaaaaccGATCTTTGGACTGAAACAACAGCAAAAACACGATATATAGGAAAAGATGGTGGACAAAAGGAAGTCGAACCAAACTCATTCTGAATGCAAATTCATTTAAGAGTTTTTGAGTCAAACCTTTACATTTTCTGACTTCATACAGAATATTTTTCTCGGTAAATATAGTCAAGAAGTAAATCTGCTTCCTCGCTCTTGTGCCAAGCAGAATCATGTTTTAGGGAAATTATTGTTTCATATGCTTTTTAGAAATACTTTTCTAAAACAGTAAACATTTTCtatattgtgattcttgagtttctcccggcgtatctgataatcaaaatatccacgggtgtgctgccggtctatagtgtccaacgggatgtatagaccggcagcacacccgtggatattttgattattttctatATTGGATAATGGCATTGATACATTCAGGCCACATCTGTTAACAGATGAAAGCACCAGTACTACACGTAACCTTAGAGCAAGCCCTTGTTGCATTAGTCAATTTGACACTGATTGTATAAGCAAACAATGATCAAGTGCCAGAGAGCTGTTGCATCAAAAACCAAGACAAATCAAGAGGAAGGCTGAGGGGAATAAGGACACAACAAGGATTAGGACATGGCAAAGGAATAAATAGAATGGGGAGGACTATTCAATAAAAACATTATACtagtaatatttttcaaatactgaATGTATGAAATGGAAAACTACTCGAAATGTGGAAATCTTTGACTGTTATGTCAATCAAATTGGATTCGCGATGTGTCGGTATCAAGATAACATTTATGAAGCTAAATAGCTAAACAAACACGAAGTGAATTATTcctcaaataattttaattttagatcTAAAGCGGTCTAACTTAAAAAGCTACTAGCAAGGAGTGAAAAGAGAACGCTTGTAGCTATACATAAAGCAATTAGAGTTGGCGCTAACATGATAAAGACCTGCTAGCAACAAATATTAAAGTTAACAATGGAAAATGCAATATGAATATATAACTTACAGGATATAGATTATTAAGATGGTTTCATTACTAATTTTTGAGATAGTAAAATGAAGTAATGTAAACAAAACCTCCAAAGAAGATAATGGAGCTATGACTAATTACAGGAACATGCGTTTGCTACATTCTTGTTATAGTATCTGATGCTAATCCCAGAAAAAGATAAAATACTGATTACAGTTAATCTTACCGAGAGAGGAAGAAAATCTAGTTTATTCAGTGACTATGAAAGAATTCAAAACAGATGTGCAGTAGGAAATATTAACTTGATGGAGGACTATAGCTTATTTTCCTAACGAAATAACAATCGCTATACAGGAAGCATGGTCTACGGTTTTGAACGACTGAAACTTCTTAGGTTTCAGCCAAGAGAAAGGATGCAGTAAGCTACATTATTCAAAAGGTATGGAAATGAAGGCACGTTTTACAGTCCGTGACAGTATTATTTGTATATAATGAAATTATCATAAAGCAGAAAGTAAAATTCTGAGTCATATAAGTTGAACCACGTATAcaaggaatttaatataaaaatacagaaaaaatgaaaacataatCAATGTGCAAGTGTGATTTGAATAAGTCTGGACGTTTATTCATTAAGCTTATACGTACATTACAAACTAATTTCATGATACCTATATAAATCTAAAAAAAGACCTTAAATTCAGAATTGGAATACTGCAACGAAAAGTGGCACCTAGAGTAAGAAgaaattctttattttaatttgatAAAGTAAGATGTGGACCCTTATAATAGTCAACTATAGCAGCGAAAATGTAGTTCTTGCATCGTATAGCAGGCTATGAACTAGTGTTTGCGAAAGAAATGAAGACACAACTCTGTCGCAGAGTACGTGATTTCTGTTGTGGTACATGCTCTGCATCGCTCTGAACATAAGAGAAATTAACAGTTGGATCCGCTTGGAATTTGTATTGTACGCCTTTAGATCACTGGTCAGATCAACGCACTGCTGCACTGCGAGCGAAATAATCCTTACGGCCTGGGAGCAGTGAACAGCTGTAAGCAGGTTACACAAAGCGCAACATATGGCACACGGGTGACAGCGATGGGCCATTAGCGGATTGAATCGAAACTGTAAAGAGTCTCCTGCGCTACGGATTTACCCCATTCAGTAGGAGGTGACGTCCGCTGCTCAGCATAACGTGGGTATCGCCGGCCGAGGGTTGCACATTGCAGGACTGGAACACGACGACTTTGTATAGTACCACTTTAATGACTCCGATGATAGTGAGAGGAACGTTCATGGAACTATAGAGAGTGGGAGCTGTTTATCTTCGATGATTATTTCCGTTTGACACTGACGCCCGAGTCCCCACGTGAAGACGACGTGAACATCAGTATGCTGAATGGTATTTTATCAAATATTTCGAAGCATGAAATCATAGTGCGGGACGTGATACTGTATTGTGGAGGATCACCAGGGGACTTCGTTACAGGAATCTGAACAAACCGATACACAGAATTTAAACGGCAACTGTTTAGAAAGTACCTAACAGGTACAGGTAAAGTCAATATGAaccatgttgacataggacacttGTGGTACGTCAAGCTGGGAAAGaatctcaaattggcctacaaaggTCACATAAGCATGCACGATGCACGCCATGCGCAttatcttctgactggttcgatgcggtccGCCTCGAATTCCCCTGCTGCGCTAACTTCTTTATCTCAGTGCAGCACTTCCACCCTATTATTTGTTTCACGTATCCACATCTGTGCCTTGCCCTACAGGTTTTACAATCTGCCGTTCGCTTCCATATCCTTATCTGATCATTCTACCTGATTTGCATCAATCTCCTATagcacatctcagacgcttcgattctcttctgctgtaCACCAAacacatattctcagaaatttctttttgaaattaacgccaatgtttgatactaaaaGACTTCTCTTCTCCAGTAATGCCCTGTTCCCAGTGCCAGAGAGCTTTTCGTGTCCTCATGGCTTGCAAGATGGCAGAATTCCTTATTTTAGTGTATTTTGTGAtccacaattttgatgttaagtgtcTCACGATTCTCAGTTCAGGTACATCTTATTttgcgatttactctcaattcatgttctgtactcgttagactgcttattccattcaacagatcctgtaattcttcttcatcttcactgaggacagcaatgtcttcagcgaacctTTTCATTCAaattctttcatcctgaattttaatcacacttttgaacctttcgtttacttccataattgcttcttcgatgtacgtatTTTGCCGTTGAAATTGTTTTGTGTGATTACTAATTAGTAATATTTTCCAACAGTGTTTGCTTTCGTTCTAGAGGTCTTCTGCCTTCAGATTATATTTATGTTAGTACTTTCTTTTCACTGGCTGCACTGAACTTAGAAAATTTGCTGACTTGTTATATCTTTTGGTTTGCTTAAACCCTACTGTGCACTTGTCCACTGTAGAGGACAGCTATTAATGTCACTTTTTCGGGCTTTTTAATCGGTCGTACACACAGACCACTCCAGAGGAGTTCTCCTACTATTGCTGTAGCCtgcgtgcatttgcagcctcagggcTTATTCGAAAcgccaaagaagcgaccattaagAGCTGTTCATCCCAGTGGACATGTGCACCACAGGGTTAATTTTGCTACACCGGACTTAGAAACTTTTCTCATTGTGAACTTCGACCTTAACTGGTCCTTTGCCGACCTTACACTAAGTTCCGCACGCTCCACCTTGGATAAATATGGGAATACGGCTGACCACGCTTCCCGGCCTGGTAACATCCCAaaaacagccgtttgtgttgtggtgttaatgacaaTGCGGCTGTATTTCCCTGGTCCGGCTACTGCCGACCTCCGACCATTGGGGCATGGTGACACAGGGCGTTGCAGGGGGTCCATTACTTCTTCTCGATTGCCAGTCACAGGGGAGACCACTGTGTGCTCGTAGAACAATACGACGACCATCCGTTGTGGTGGTCAGTCGTGGTCAACCGGAACACTGAGGAAGAGTTTGTCAGCCGTCAACTTCAATGTAGTCAgtcatcgagccactgtcacatctgaacgtCCCGCAGATCTGGAAATTACACAATTCGATCAGCTCATGAACTGGAGAACCACGATGAGGACTCTTTCAAACTGTAAAGTGCTGATAATTCTGTCTCACAAGCACACGCGGCGTCTCCGTGTCGTTCACAGTGAtcatatctgacgctgttcacgcccggAGTCGGAAATCGCACGAAAATCACGCGAGTTATCTTTGCCGGTATGCAAATAAAACGGAAGAAAACATATTTTGTAGCACACTCTTCAGGAGAACTATAAACCAATGTGGAGTGCTGGAATGATGATTAGTAGCACTACGGTCAACTCAGAGAAGGGACACAGCTTTCTCTTTCCGACCGTGCATGCTGCGGTGTGACGTTATTGCTTCCGAGTACCAAGTTGCTCATAGCATCAGGTCACAGTTTTTCTTTCAAACAGTGTGTAGCATATTGTGCAAGGGTACAGTACGAGGGATTTTTGAAGAGTAACTAAGGCAACGGCGCCTTGGCCGCCAGGTCAAATGCCCTGACTGGGAATCAGCCAGCTCAGGTTCGATTCCCCCTGTTACCAActtatatatacactactgaccattaaacttgctacaccaagaagaaatgcagatgataaacgggtattcattggacaaatatattatactagaactgacatgtgattacattttcacgcaatttgggtgcatagatcctgagaaatcagtacccagaagaaccacctctggccgtattaacggccttgatacgcctgggcattgagtcaaacagagcttgaatggcgtatacagctacagctgcctatgcagcttcaacacgataccatagttcatcaagagtagtgactggcgtattgtgacgagccagttgctcggccaccattgaccagaccttttcagttggtgagagatctggagaatgtgctggacagggcagcagtcgaacattttctgtatccagaaaggcccgtacacgacctgcaacatgcggtcgtgcattatcctgctgaaatgtagggtttcacagggatcaaatgaatggtagagccacgggacgtaacacatctgaaatgtaacgtccactgttcaaagtgccgtcagtgcgaacaagaggtgaccgagacgtgtaaccaatggcacccccatgccatcacgccgcgtgatacgccagtatggcgatgactaatacacgcttccaatgtgcgttcaccgcgatgtcgccaaacacggatgcgaccatcatgatgctgcaaccagaacctggattcatcccaaaaaatgacgttttgccattcgtgcacccaggttcgtcgttgagtacatcatcgcagccgctcctgtctgtgatgcagcgtctagggtaac
It encodes:
- the LOC124606759 gene encoding vesicular acetylcholine transporter — protein: MSLPARLRGWLTGFAAIASVPIPFADLRSAIWAKLHEPKSQRKLILVIVSIALLLDNMLYMVIVPIIPDYLRYVGAWGPPPTVPPPDPNATTTVAPPKGAPVHRDHHGQDSATGILFASKAMVQLMVNPFSGALIDRIGYDVPMMIGLTIMFLSTAVFACGRSYGVLFFARSLQGVGSAFADTSGLAMIADRFTEESERSKALGIALAFISFGCLVAPPFGGALYQFAGKEVPFLVLAFVSLLDGFMLLLVMKPIKEQIKDSQRERVAGTPIWRLFIDPYIAVCSGALMMSNVALAFLEPTISLWMEDNLTTDNWKIGMIWLPAFFPHVFGVALTVKMAKQYPQYQWLMAAGGLALEGLCCFIIPFATSYKALMVPICGICFGIALIDTALLPTLGYLVDVRYVSVYGSIYAIADISYSVAYAVGPVIAGGVVEAIGFTALNVGIAFANLLYAPALMYLRHIYDFKPLENEANILVGDPPDKQYQTYTMQDQRPVSTDLKNHLEYSRFQEDESQGIQETNVDKALEANGYAPTVTGGYYQQEQPPQQQYAQEPSYQPQVNQTQAFQSQQPAGAQSYHTAPAQQSYQPAAPTQPFQSQSGYQAQAYQSQGYQQQGYQAQQQGYHQPQNYQVQQGYQPSTQAYQRPTASVARSSQDQAPARQTDTNPFRVAASEPPPVQQPQPLSDKNPFRQGFGY